Part of the Anopheles gambiae chromosome 3, idAnoGambNW_F1_1, whole genome shotgun sequence genome is shown below.
AATCGCACCGATTTGGAGCGTTGGCGAGCTCGTGAAATCCGTTTTAGCCCTGCCTGCGGTAGAGCCGGGTGTAGCGGGGGGTTTGGAAATTGACTACGTTCAAAGCGGTGGGTTGAGGAGTTGGCCATGGCGAGCCGGTTGAAGCGATTTTGCAATATTTCCGTTAACTTTTCACAGCGCGCTGAATTCGTTGAAATTTCGCTACTTTCTCTtgattcctttaaaaaaagcgCAAACTTTCTCTCATTATCTGAacattttatttacttatAGTACAATTAAACCTTCGCTAACTGTGGCGCTCGATCCGTACCAATAGCTACGTTgggaaataaagaaaaaaacatcattccaTAAGGTCAGCTTACTCGCTATACTGATTCCCGTACGTTCGTTAAATTTCGCCGCACGCGTGCAACGCGATCCCGCTTATCCGGCTGTTCTCACTTGACTGGCACAAACTGAATGGATTGTTTAATTCGTCTAATAAATGACACCACAAAACCCTTCTCCGATTGTTTCTGCTCCATCTCGATCAGCTGCTTGCAGAACGTTTCGTTAAACACGCCGATGAGCGTCTTTTTCAGCGCGATAATGTCCTCATTCGACACCCGCCAGCTGGAATCTGTTTTGTCGGATTGGAAGTCTGGAAACATAGGACGACAAAGATTAGTGACACGAGTTTTCAGAGGAGTCAACAAATACTCACTGTGCCCGGTAAAGGAAGAGCTTCCGACGCGATTGTTTACGGGCAGGACGCGCAGCATGAAAAAGTCCAGATGCGCCCACAGGATGTACAGATAGTGCTCGATGATGAACACACTTCGCTGCAGTTCTTCCTGCTTCGCCGTTACACGCTCAGTTAGCAGATTAAATTGTAATTGAACTGCAAAGAGAACAAACCATCTTTATTTCAAACTTGCTTCACGAGCCTTTGCCAAACTGTACTTACTATTTTTATCTAAATCGATACTCGGCAGTGAGTTGCGCTGTTGCTGTAGGCTTTCCAGCACGTTTCGCTCCTTATGGTAGAACTCCACCGTACACCGGAGCTGCGTAATCACGACGTACAAGCTGTGCGGCACATCCGACGACGATGTTTCCGTCGCCGACCGGTACGTATCCTGACGCAGCAAAGCGGTCGATCCAGCCCCAGAACCGATTGTTTTGGTGGGCGTTGCCGCGCCTGCCCCAGCTGTCGTACCATCCGCGTTGTAGTGTGGCGAAAACAGTACATTTATCGTCCGATGGTCGACCACGTGGTTCGAAATGCAGTTGCGTGTGTACAGGGCAAGGTTGGCGGCCACCTCGAGGAAGTATTTCACGTGCTGCGACCGTTGCTTATGGTCATTCCCTCCCGCCGGGTTGTTGTTCAGTGAGCCGCCGTAGTTTACGCTGCTACTAATGCCCATTCCACCGCTCGCGTACGGTTGCACGATCATGCTGCTTTGGTGCAGCTCCTTCAGCGTTTGCTCCGAAACGATGAAGCGGGGCAGCAGCGCCAACATGAACTTCTGCATCCGGTACAGCTGCATACCGAAGGCTTGGTTTGCGTTCGGGTCAGTTAGTTCGTAAATTTCCTGATTCGCCGACCGGGCGATTAGGTTCGTGATGCCGGCCAGCTCCTTCAGCAGCCCCAAATTCATGCTCGGCGAGCCCGCCCGCAACACTGTTTCAATCATATCGCTATGCGACAGGAAGAAGTGAATGATCTGGCTCAGTGCAGAGTTGTTCTCGTGGCCCAGCGTCGACAGGATCGCATCGCAAAGGTTCAGCGCGGGAAACAGGATCTGCTGGAACCGTGCTTCCACCGGCGGGATGAACGAGGACGACAATGAGGCGgacgctgctgcagctgccacTGCCATGGCCGAAGCGTACGACTGCTGATGTATGCTGCCACTGTTCAGGATCTGCACATCGGGGTGCAGATCGTATACCTTCATGCTTCCGAGCACTCCAAGGATGTGCTCTTCCAGCAGCATTCGCGCACCGATCTGGCAGCGGGCGAGGCGCGTCAAGAGAGCCATCTTCGACTCGTACACGTACAGCGCGCGGAACGTGCTCGGATTGGTCTGCAGGATGTGGCACAGGTCGCCATCCTTCTTCAGCAGACTGTTGATGATGTGCGATAGGTAGCCGTGCCGGGCGATAAACTCCACTATATCGATCGAAGCATCCATGCTCAGCAGCATATCGAGACAGGACATGGCCAGCATTTTGCAGATATCGTGCCCGGTCGTACAGTCCTGGCAGATCACGTCGATCAAGCTGTCCCCGAACGAGTTGAATATGTCCATTATCATGTTCAGGTGCTTGTAGTCCTCCGTCTCCGTGCCGTACGGTTTGCGGCCCGCGTTGCTAATCGTTCGGTTCAGGAACGAACCACCGTCGTCCTTATCGCTGTCAAGCTTCTCACTTCGCTCGAGACTGTCCCGATTGCCCTTGATAATGTACATGTAGTTGAGCAGCGCGACGTACAGGTTCATCTTCAACTGTGGCGACCCGTCGCTGCTGATCAGCAGCCAGTCGAGAATGTTTTTCAGAATAAACTTCAAGCTCAGCGCGTTCGCACGTTCCAGATAGACATACGCGCCCTCCTGCCGCTGGTGGGCGGTGCTGTTCATTTCACCATTCAAACCATTCCTGCCACCGGTGGAAAGCAGACTCGTTCCGTTCATGCTGCCATTCTGATGCCGCTCGGACAGCATGTGCAGTGACATCTGTTCCGATTTGAGCAGGAAGCAGCTGCGCAAATTcaccatcagcagcgaaatggTGGACGACGCAATGTTGCCCAGCTCGGGGATGATTTGGTTCGGCACCGCCTTGCTCAGCATTATCTGCAGTATCTCCGTGATGATGATCTGCTTCGTGTCGAGGGACATGATCATGGTGGGCGTAACGCATACCAGCACCTCCGCCACCTGGCCCCACGCCTCCAGGAACTTTATCGTCGAAGCGCACAGGCTGCGCTGCGTGTTCAGATCCACCGCGTACTTCAGGATCGTCTTAATTTCCTGCACGATGTGCGCTCGCTGACCAGTTGCGATCGATTGTATCGAGTCGAGCTCGTCGCGCAGAACGTCCTGCAGCTTGCGCGTATCGATCAGCCGCATGCGAGCTTTGAGCGTGACGGGCATTTCGCAGCTttgcagcagctcgtgcagtACCGTGCCGTTGAAGTAGTTCCACTGCGGCTCCTCCAGCTGCTTGATGGTGAAATCGACACAGTCGAGCAGAATGCACAGCAGTCGCTTGGCCGTTTCGCTCGATTCCTTCGTGGCCGCGATTGCTGTCGTCGACATGTCGGCGGTGGCATTGATCGCGAAGCTTATGTTCGTGTTGGTGTAGTAATCGCCCAGCCCAGACGTCACCGGATCGACCGTTGGAGTGTTGATGATTTTGAGCAGAATTTTGCAAATCGTTTCGAACTGCGTCGCTTGATTGCGCTCACTGGTCAGCTTCAGCTCGATTACGATCGCTTTCAGCAGGAAGGTCATCTGGTTCAGCAGGAACGGATTTTTCGCATCCGGGAAGGGCAATGACGTCGTGTGCCGGCAAAGGAAATCGTTGCATGAGCGCAAAAAGCGCAGAAACACTTCCGAGGTGTGATAGTTGCGGCAAATTTGGTACAGCAGTCGATAGGCGTACTCCATCAGCTTGTTGTAGCTCGTCGACAGTGCGTTTCCGGTTCGTAAATGCTAAAATACAggaatataattattatttttgatttttgacaaaaatgaaaacaaacgacTTACCTCCAAATGTTTGTCCAGCAGCGTGATGAGCGATTTCGAACAGTGGCTCGGGAAGTTCATGATGCCCGGTTGCTGCAAGCTGGTCAGATGCAGATCCTTCCCCAGATCGAACCCTAGCAGATAGTGGGCCAGGTTCGGCACGACGGGCTGCTGCAAGCACTCCTGAATCAACTGTATGACCGCGCCTTTGATGCTTGTCGTGATGAACGTTTCGTTGGTGCTCTTGGACGATGCTTCGTCCTCCATCGGTCCAACGCCCATCACCCAGGCCGTATCGTTCAGCTGTTCCAACAGTGGCAACGGTTCCGCCTCCTCCGATACGTTCAAATCGGCCTCCAAACACTCCACAAAGCCTTGCCGTATCTCGTTCTTCAGCTCGTCGGTTTGGGTCACCAGTCCGAGTATTAGCTGGTTCACGTCCGGCAGCGTCATGATGATCGAAAGGATACGCAACGCCACCAGGCTATTCCCTGGCAGCCACGTACTGTACGTGATGTGCTTCATTATGTTCAGCATGTGGTTGGCCGTGCCGCTGCGTGGATTCAcccccagcagcagcttgttGATGCCGTTCAGATTCACCGGGCTCGGTGTGCTGAGATGCATGTTGAAGAAATCTTCCTGCAGGTTCAGCGCCTTTTCAATGATCTGCAGACACAGCAGCGATGCGGCCTCGAGGGAACTCTTCCCGGGGAACGGTGTGTACGAGTCAAAGCACACGATTGACTCATCGATAATGTGCAGAATGAAGCGCAGCAGATCGGACTTTGTGTTGAGCTGCAGCATAATCCGGTAGGCCGGTGGCGTGCGGCCCTCCTTCAGCTCTCTCATCTGATTTGCGTTGGCAGGGTTAAAGTTAAAGCCGTTCACAAACATGTGCACGATTTGGAGACACTTCTGTGCCAGTTGCCACTTTTCCGCACCGTCCTTGTAGTTACGGCTAAACAGTCGCAGCAGCACAGTGTTGACCACGTACGAAAGGTACGGATGGATGCCGGGCGCACGTGATCCCTCACCCAGATCGTCCGGAATGGCGGTCCTCATGAGCGAGGCGAGCAGATCGAGCATGGCCTGCGTGAGTGGGAACGTTTCGTTGCGACTTTCAACCTCTTCCAGCTCGGAAATCACGCCACGCGTTTTGAAGTTGCTCGTCGATGGGATCGTATTAACGATCTGCGAGTCTTCCAGGTTGTGCCACAGCTTGATCGCATTCTCTAAGCTCCCGGCCAGCGACGCAAGGGTGCGCACGATTTCCGCCTTCAGTTGAATGGGCACGGAACAGCTGATCAGCCCAACCAGCACGTTCAGTGGCGCCCATTTGTCACTTTCACACAGCGCGATGCGAGACAGCTCGTCGTGTTTGGCGACCGCTTGCACCACCTGCAGCACAGCCTGCAGGCCGAGAATTTCCTGCGGGCTGATGCTTTTGCAGATCATACGATTGCGGTACACCGTTTCCGACTGTGGGTTCTGCTCCTGGCGCAGGTTGAAGTAGTACTCGCTGAGCGAGTTGAAAAAGTGGTCCCACGAgacggtgctgctgccggagTAGGCGCTGCCCTGCTTGAGCAGGTTGAACGCGCTCCGGGCGGCCTGCACGTTGCAGCTAAGCCCGGACAGCATCTTGAGGTAGGGAATGAAGAGCGTCGGTGGCAGCAGTTCACCCGCGAGCCGAATGAACTTGAACAGGCACACCGAGCGAGATGACACCCGGTGTCCCTGGAGGCCGTGGGCGAACTCGGTTGGGCCCCAGTACTCCATGCTGAGGTTCAGATGCAACCGATCGTTGGCGTAGAACTTCCCGACCGAGAGGAGCAGCATTTCGAAGTTTCTGCACAGGTTGGCTGGCGGCTCGATGCCCTGCTGCTGGTAGACCTGCACCGTTCGGGCCGTTTCGTCCGCTCGGCCGCGCAGCTCCGTCACCTTGGAGTGCATCAGTTCGATAAAGTCGGCAAACAGCGTGTGCAGCCGGCGGTAGAAGAACTCCGTGTCGAAGACGAGTTCACTGTCGAGGAAGGTGTAGTACAGGAAGTCGAACACCTTCCCCTGCAGCGCTCCGTTCACGAGTAGCTCGTCCTGGTCGATCATTTTCGAAGCATCCTGCACGAGCGTTTGCGGCGCTAGTCGAAGTGTCGCAATGGACAGCCCAAACGCGAACAGTGTCAGCGCGTGCAGACCATCGTTTTCCCAGCTGTTCGACAGGGCGTCCATCAGGAAGTCGATGTACAGATCGTCCTTGATCATGGGCAGCTTGCGGACCAGCTCCTCGCCGTCCTCTCTCCGCTGCAGTACGCTCAAATCCAACGCGTACAGCAGGCCCATCTGCAGCGTGACCGTCACGTCGTCGATGCCGCCGCTCGATTCCGTGCACTTGTACCCACGCAGGAACTGTACCAGCTTCATCGTCACGCCCCTCGGCAACCCGGACTGGGCGGCGTAGTAGTAGATGCActgggccagcagcagccggatTTCCTCGAACAAATCCAGCACCTGCCGATGGTGGCGCGGCGGCCCCAGCGCACGGTTCGTCGTCAGTATGTCGAGCTCCTTGGTGATGTCCAGCTCCTGCAGCAGATCGATGATGCGCTCAAGCAAACCGTCCGCAACCAGCCCGTCGGTGTAGTTGGTCACGATCTGTGTCACTTCCGGCGGCGCGTCCGTGCACCACGACACGCCGGCACGCGATTTGAGCAGCTGCTTCAGGCTGGCCACGAGCGACTTGCGCCCGTCGTAGTACAGCAGCACCGCGACCAGCCCGCGCGTCAGTCCCGGATGGTTGATGGTTTGCTGCTGCGAGGTGCACAGCAGCTCCAGCGCCACATACTCGTTCATGTCGAACATGTCCGACAGGATGATGCTCTCGTCGACCAGCTCTTTGGACAGGATGGTGTGACCGAACTCGGGCAGCGTGATGCCCTCGGTGATGCCCTGTTTGATCGCTTCCCGGCATTTCCCGTTCTTGGGCGGGTTTTTCAGCAGCGAGAGAAAGTTCTGCTTGTGCTTGCGGAGCAACGCTTCCAGCGCGACGGCGTGCGTCGTGTCGGCCTGGTCGGTCGATGGAAGCAGATAGGTTTCGACGTTGTTCAGCAGACATTTGTACGGTGTCCACAGATCGTCCGGCGTGCCTACAACAGAGAAAGCATTACCACGGCGAACGGAATGTGAGCCCGAAAAGCGTTTGTTGTTCCGCGCGCTACCTAACCTCACAATGCCGGTTCGCACTGGATCGGGGCTGTGATCcggcgaacacacacacttaccatCGGCCATTGTGTCTGTACTCCACGCTAACCACAAACGGAACTGTACGGCGCACTCGTTAGAGCActtttggggtgttttttaCACGGTTATGAACTTATTTCACTGCGAAAAGTGTCGTTTTGCGGTCGAGCAGCAGCCGAGACACAAACAGGCGGCAAACGAATtcttttacttgttttttccTCTGTTCTATGTTTGTGCTGTCAAACTGTGGCACAACGGGATGGAGCTACGGTCACGAAGGGAATGCAAACGAAAATTATGCGAAAGAGAACAATTGAAATCAGAAGTAAAATGGATACTTGTGATGATGCagattatttttca
Proteins encoded:
- the LOC1277861 gene encoding nuclear pore complex protein Nup205 — encoded protein: MADGTPDDLWTPYKCLLNNVETYLLPSTDQADTTHAVALEALLRKHKQNFLSLLKNPPKNGKCREAIKQGITEGITLPEFGHTILSKELVDESIILSDMFDMNEYVALELLCTSQQQTINHPGLTRGLVAVLLYYDGRKSLVASLKQLLKSRAGVSWCTDAPPEVTQIVTNYTDGLVADGLLERIIDLLQELDITKELDILTTNRALGPPRHHRQVLDLFEEIRLLLAQCIYYYAAQSGLPRGVTMKLVQFLRGYKCTESSGGIDDVTVTLQMGLLYALDLSVLQRREDGEELVRKLPMIKDDLYIDFLMDALSNSWENDGLHALTLFAFGLSIATLRLAPQTLVQDASKMIDQDELLVNGALQGKVFDFLYYTFLDSELVFDTEFFYRRLHTLFADFIELMHSKVTELRGRADETARTVQVYQQQGIEPPANLCRNFEMLLLSVGKFYANDRLHLNLSMEYWGPTEFAHGLQGHRVSSRSVCLFKFIRLAGELLPPTLFIPYLKMLSGLSCNVQAARSAFNLLKQGSAYSGSSTVSWDHFFNSLSEYYFNLRQEQNPQSETVYRNRMICKSISPQEILGLQAVLQVVQAVAKHDELSRIALCESDKWAPLNVLVGLISCSVPIQLKAEIVRTLASLAGSLENAIKLWHNLEDSQIVNTIPSTSNFKTRGVISELEEVESRNETFPLTQAMLDLLASLMRTAIPDDLGEGSRAPGIHPYLSYVVNTVLLRLFSRNYKDGAEKWQLAQKCLQIVHMFVNGFNFNPANANQMRELKEGRTPPAYRIMLQLNTKSDLLRFILHIIDESIVCFDSYTPFPGKSSLEAASLLCLQIIEKALNLQEDFFNMHLSTPSPVNLNGINKLLLGVNPRSGTANHMLNIMKHITYSTWLPGNSLVALRILSIIMTLPDVNQLILGLVTQTDELKNEIRQGFVECLEADLNVSEEAEPLPLLEQLNDTAWVMGVGPMEDEASSKSTNETFITTSIKGAVIQLIQECLQQPVVPNLAHYLLGFDLGKDLHLTSLQQPGIMNFPSHCSKSLITLLDKHLEHLRTGNALSTSYNKLMEYAYRLLYQICRNYHTSEVFLRFLRSCNDFLCRHTTSLPFPDAKNPFLLNQMTFLLKAIVIELKLTSERNQATQFETICKILLKIINTPTVDPVTSGLGDYYTNTNISFAINATADMSTTAIAATKESSETAKRLLCILLDCVDFTIKQLEEPQWNYFNGTVLHELLQSCEMPVTLKARMRLIDTRKLQDVLRDELDSIQSIATGQRAHIVQEIKTILKYAVDLNTQRSLCASTIKFLEAWGQVAEVLVCVTPTMIMSLDTKQIIITEILQIMLSKAVPNQIIPELGNIASSTISLLMVNLRSCFLLKSEQMSLHMLSERHQNGSMNGTSLLSTGGRNGLNGEMNSTAHQRQEGAYVYLERANALSLKFILKNILDWLLISSDGSPQLKMNLYVALLNYMYIIKGNRDSLERSEKLDSDKDDGGSFLNRTISNAGRKPYGTETEDYKHLNMIMDIFNSFGDSLIDVICQDCTTGHDICKMLAMSCLDMLLSMDASIDIVEFIARHGYLSHIINSLLKKDGDLCHILQTNPSTFRALYVYESKMALLTRLARCQIGARMLLEEHILGVLGSMKVYDLHPDVQILNSGSIHQQSYASAMAVAAAAASASLSSSFIPPVEARFQQILFPALNLCDAILSTLGHENNSALSQIIHFFLSHSDMIETVLRAGSPSMNLGLLKELAGITNLIARSANQEIYELTDPNANQAFGMQLYRMQKFMLALLPRFIVSEQTLKELHQSSMIVQPYASGGMGISSSVNYGGSLNNNPAGGNDHKQRSQHVKYFLEVAANLALYTRNCISNHVVDHRTINVLFSPHYNADGTTAGAGAATPTKTIGSGAGSTALLRQDTYRSATETSSSDVPHSLYVVITQLRCTVEFYHKERNVLESLQQQRNSLPSIDLDKNIQLQFNLLTERVTAKQEELQRSVFIIEHYLYILWAHLDFFMLRVLPVNNRVGSSSFTGHNFQSDKTDSSWRVSNEDIIALKKTLIGVFNETFCKQLIEMEQKQSEKGFVVSFIRRIKQSIQFVPVK